GGTACATATTCTATTAGCAAGTCACTTGTCTGGATTTTCGACAACCATACAAGCTCCACAAGTTTGTTCCTTTTAAATTTAGGTACCCTACTTGAGCTAAACTTCAATTCTATTCTTATGATAGCCAaaagagttttaaatttttcaatgTCCGAAAGGATCGATcttctagaaatcaaaaacGCATCATGGACATAGACatcaacaaataattttttacttaattttagtttattcaAATAACGTACATTTAACTAACGAACACCACATATCATAACACCGATTAAAATTATCCTTTGACTATTTGAAGCAACAACTTAAAGCATCTTGGGATATGAAGTTTGATCTCTAGCAACAGTAGATTCTGTAGACTATTTTTGAGGAGGGAGCACAAATGTGTTCAATTTGAAAACTTTAACATCTCTTtccgctatatatatatatatatatatatatatatatatatatatatatatatatatatatatatatatatatatatatatgtagagttgagctagaatattatcgatagcaaaattaccaccaatttgttttcgatgatagagcctccaaatcgacgatcggcaccgttgaacatgatctataccacttgaagtgtttagaaatcaaattttaatctttttgatatcatttgcctaatgatcaaagggtttcaaaatttataattttaatggccgatatgaggtgttttctcgtttaacggcgtaaagatattcaaatcaattgaatttttgttagaaaattctttaaactatttaaaacaagatctatactcttgattttgattacaaaactcctatcatcagtttttaaagaatattcattttcagccgttcatttttgtgtccacttaatggataagagaacaatatcgaaaatatatgaattttgatttctaaatacttcaagtggtatagatcatattcaacgatgccgatcgtcgatttggaggctccatcatcgaaaacaaatgggtggcaacggagcccatttgctatcgatagcattctagctcaactctatatatatatatatatatatagagtgaggctactatgctatcggaagcactgagccttccgtgctttcacctcgttttcgatgttgcgactttcgaatcgtcgatcggctccgttaaacttgatctagagtatttgaagtacctagaaaataaattttatgattttacgatatcatttgcctagtgaacgaaggggctcaaaatcaacggctgaaaataaaaatcttacaaaatataataatatgatattaaaattttaaatcaaagatattgatcttgttttatatagtataaagaattttctatcaaaatttcacgtgatttgaatatttctacaccgttaaatttgcaaacggctcactacggtcattgaaatttgttgattttgagctcattcgatcactaggcaaatgatatcgaaaaataataaaatttattttctaggtactccaaattctctagatcaagtttaatggagccgatcgacgattcgaaagtcgcaacatcgaaaacgaggtagaagcacggaaggctccgtgcttccgatagcatagcagcctcactctctctctctctctctctctctctctctctctctctctctctctatatatatatatatatatatgctaatatGCATCCATTACATACATGATATATCAACACTGTAATTATATAATTGATCGTTTCAAGCACAAAGTGTCAACATACTTAGTGGTTGATACCTCATGTAGAACGTAATGCTGTGACTCCTACAcaaaattgtgttttttttttatatgctaAATATGTCCATGCATTGCACGGTCAAGGTAATATTAGTAACTCTATACAATGGTATTTTCGAGAGAAAGAGCGAGAATTATGCAATGGTTAATCATATAACTTGgaaaaatatttcaaacttGGTCTCGAACGGCTCTTACAAAGAAGCCCTCTCTCACTACGCCCAAGCCCACTCCACCTCCATCCACCCAAACAAATTCACATTCCCCTTCCTCCTCAAATCATGCAAAGAGCTCAAATCGATCCCGCAAACCCAACAAATCCACACCCACatcataaaatttggttttatgTCCAATAAATACGCGGCAACAGCTCTCATTGATGCTTACGTGAAGCTCCAGCTGTTCGGAGACGCACTtaaggtgttcgacgaaattccTAACCCAACACTTCCTTCTTTTAATGCCGTAATTGCTGGGTTTTCTCGCCATGGGCGCTGCGAAGAATCTGTTCGAAGCTTTAGGCTACTTGCATACGAGGGGTTGCCCCCGAATTCTGTTACCATTGCGAGCCTGTTGCCTGCATGTAGAATGGTTGAGCAAGGATTGCAATTGCATGGTCTTTCGATAAAGATGGGGCATCATTCGGATTGTTATGTTGCGACCGCACTTATTACTATGTATGCAAACTGCTCTGAATTGGGTTTGGCCCGAAAGGTCTTTGAGCTCATCGATGAGAAGAAAATTCAAAGCTACAATGCAGTGGTTTCTGGGTTTCTAAGAAACGGGGAAGATTACATGGCTTTGAATTTGATCAGGAAAATGTGTATTTCGCTGAACAAGAAGCCCAATCCAACAACTTTGCTCTCCGTTCTCTCTGTATGCTCAAATTTATCAGCTTGTTCGCTTGGCAAGCAGGTACATTGTTATCTATTGAGAAGCGACATGAATCATGACGTCAAACTAGGAACAGCACTTGTCGACATGTACTCTAAATCTGGAATTGTTAAATGGGCATATCGCGTTTTCATGTCCATGGAAAATAGGAATTTGGTAACTTGGAATGCAATGATATCCGGTTTTTTAGTTCACGGACACCTCAACATTGCTCTGGAATTGATCCATAAGCTAAAAATCGAAGGAATGAAGCCTGATACAGTAGCGTTGAATCTGATGATAATTGGGCTTTCTCAACAAGGAAAAATAGCTGAAGCCTTTGCTTCATTCAAGGAGATGCAATCAGATGGAATGGTGCGCCCAAGTCTAGAGTCTGTAACAAGCCTTCTACATTCTTGTTCATACGCCTTGGATCTCCGGCAGGGTAAAGAGATTTATGCCCATGTAGTTAGAACAAGAAAAGATTTCGATGATGTGGTTTTCCAAACAACAATGATCCATCTATGCATGCGATGTGGAGATTGTAGTTATGCCCGTAGAGTATTTGATATGTATGGAAAGAAATCAACCGATCCAACAATTTGGAATGCCTTAATTTCTGGTTACGGTAGAAACGGAGAAAATGAATTAGCTTTACAATTGTTCAATGAGATGCTAGAACTAAATGTAAAGCCCAATTCAGCTACTTTTCTGAGTGTTCTTTCAATCTGCGGTCATTCTGGTCAGGTTAAGAAAGGGTGCGATATATTTGAGAAGATGAGCAGTACCTACGATATTAATCCAACTGCAGAACACTTTGGTTGCATGGTGGACCTACTGGCCCGAGCGGGGAAGCTTTTCGAAGCTCGGGACTTGGCACGAAAGCTCGATAACCCTCCCAGTTCGGTGTATTATTCTTTACTTGGTGCCTGCGAATGTTATTCTAATGCCGAAATTGGCGAAGAGATGGCTGAAAGGCTTTGTAAGTTAGACCCTTCAAGCCCAACTCCTTTGGTAAGTCTATCCAATATATATGCTGGTGAAAATAGATGGAATGATGTAGagaggttgaggaagatgatggCAAACAGGGGACTCTACAAAGTGCCTGGTTATAGTTGGATGGATGAGAAAGCCGAGTTGCAGATCACCTAGAACTGTTTCAACACAACTGTACAGTTAGCTTGTTCTTTAAACTCTGATGAGGTTTTCCTCTGGTGTAGGAAAAGTTCAAAATTCATTGTGTAAAGAAACTTGTTTAGATCAAGAAGACATATAAATCATGTGCGCGTCAAATGGGGTTATAGGCAGTTGCCTATGGACATTTACCAAAAGGAAACATGGGTTGCGTATTACTCAAGAAAGGAAAAGGTAATATTAAGTTGGGTACATTTacttggaaaaatatttttaagaaattggTGAGATTAAAATGAGAGAGATTCATTCATAGGGCTAATCAGAGTTCAGTATACTGGCCTGAGCTTGGGCCAGGAATGGCTTTATGTACTACATTTTAAGTGTTAtgtttcaaattaattaaaggtACATTGAATTTCAGTCATCGTAATCtctgcatttatttattttttttttttttgagaaaaagtagcacgttacctgtttcattcattaaaaatatgaattaggctacatggATGAGGCAGCCAAGTCTCGAAGGAGGggcgcgagaaaaaaaaaaaaagaaaaaaagaaaaaagaaagaaaaaaagaaaaaggtaattTGACTGCATGTCTGCATTTACTTTTTCGTATTGGGTGAACAGGTAATTTGACTAATGATAGAAAGGGTAATTTGGACAACTAATGAATTGATTGTATTGTATGTATTACAAGAAATCTCACAGAATTCTTGCAATTTAGTTGTAATCCTAAAATATAATGTTGATCTGAGAATTCTTATTTCTTTGAATTCTGGAGTTTTTATTGAATCTTTATCTGAAgttaaaaagaaatgaaaaaaaaaaagccaatcgGGCTGAATTTGGGTTTGAAAGTCGTTAGGATTTAGATGAcgaaatatatattcatatccaaatttgcattcaaaaaataaaaataaaaataaatgcgaatataatttttgtaaacaTTTGATCTGTATTCGACCATTTTTTAAGGGATAAGAGAAATATAGATAAAAtgattctgtatatttttttttatttattttactataattttatgttaaaatattatatttaaatatcttaaaatattgaattttatttaataaaatataataagcaTATGAAGTTTGAACATGAGCTTTGTCTTATATATTTTACGAGTTAATTTtagttcatatttatttatgcgtagtaataatatatatattattatccagATACAAATTAAACTCATATCTCAATTCGAATCTATTTTAAGTGGATATGATAATGAAAATTTTGTATCTAATACATATCCGCATTcaaatttatatgatttaaaaaaatatgaatgtagatataattttgtcaaaatttgatcatattcagTAGTTTTCACCCCTAGGCTGAAGGGGTCGTGTCATATTTTGTATCTTCAATATTCTAGCAGTTTCTTCTCATAATAGGACTTTCCCCCTGCATATAAACACTGCTTATATTAGTACAAATATCGCCCCCACAATCCCACATAATTCCTCTCCTccataataataacaaaataaaagcaatcgaaaaaaataaaaataatacgaaaaagcccctcccctcttctcccTCTGTGCGCTGTACACTCCGAACCGGCCCTCGACACTCGCCTCCACCGTCTCCTTCCCTCTTCATCCCCGTCCCCAATCTCCGATTAGGGTTTCCGCGTAACGAAGAGAAAgtagctgcggcggcggcggcggcggcggcggcggcggcggcggcggagaaggaggaggaggaggagggcgactCCGCCATGGACGGGGGCGGGAACTCGCTAGCTTCGGTTTGCCCCGACGGGTCGAAGCGGAAGGTGTGCTACTTCTACGACCCAGAGGTGGGGAACTACTACTACGGCCAAGGGCACCCCATGAAACCCCACCGCATCCGCATGACCCACGCCCTCCTCGCCCACTACGGCCTCCTCCACAGCATGCAGGTCTACAAGCCCAACCCCGCCCGCGACCGCGACCTCTGCCGCTTCCACTCCGACGACTACATCGGCTTCCTCCGATCCGTCACCCCGGAGACGCAGCAGGACCAGATCCGTGCCCTAAAGCGCTTCAATGTCGGCGAGGATTGCCCCGTCTTCGACGGATTGTACAGTTTTTGCCAGACCTATGCGGGAGGATCCGTCGGTGGCGCCGTGAAGCTCAACCATGGCCATGATATCGCCATCAATTGGGCCGGGGGGTTGCATCATGCGAAGAAGTGCGAGGCGTCGGGGTTTTGCTATGTAAACGATATCGTCCTCGCCATCCTCGAACTCCTCAAGCGCCACGAGGTAATCGCTTCGTTCTTGATTCGATCTGAAAGAAGAGTTTTGCATGAGAATGTTTACTTCCTACTTAGTTTGATCATCTATCGGAAACTTTTGGAAGGGGGAAATATGGATATAACATTAGGATTGCCAATTTTTTTGGCTCATAGCTGTGCAAATCCTTATATTTTTACAGTCTTAAACAACTAGTATGCTGAACAACCTGTTGAGTGTTTACATACATCTTAGCTAATCACTTTGATAATGAGAATTCTCTTAAGGAAGTTCTCAATTCGTTGGATATTAGGGAGATTTCATTGAGGAAACGTGAGAGGTTACTGACTTACTGCTACAGTTTTTTGTAAGTCATGAAGAGCCATGAATGGTGGTAGAAGGTTGTTTTGATGTGTTCTTTCTTGGCTTACCTCTTAGAGATGAAGTACGTAATTTATCTTTCTCCCATAATTAGACTGTTTCATGCCCGTAAGAAATTTGTATATTGTGCTTAGATTGCTTGGCTGAAATGAATTTCAGTTTGTTGGACTGATGACACCTGCATTTAGCTATTTTGGTTTCATGACAAACCCCTATTGTACTTGCTACATTTGGGTGGGAAGTTTACACCAAGTTTTAGGCTATTGATTTTGGGTCAGCAACCATTTATAGATTGATATCTCATTTGTCCATAGTGGCTTTCTAGCTCTGAGAATGTACTGGTTAACAATATAGTTTGTTTGGAAAAAGTTTATATGATGACAGCTTGATAGTGCACTGGTAAGAAAAGGAAttctattttgatttctaaCCTCAAGATtttcaatttagtccctaaagtTTGACTCTGATTTCAGCTTAGTCCTTCACGCTTCTATTTAGTGAAGCAAAGTCTAGTGATGCTGCTTGTTTGGTACATTACTTACAGCAGGATTATTATGCATAACAAACTTCAGGAACTAAACTGTTGAAATCGGAGGAAGAAAACTATTGAGGATGAAATTGAAATGGTTATCAAGCTCCAATGTGCAAATTCTAAGACCCTATAAAATTTTCCATCGCTGAATTTTTATTGACATTTTTCCCCTTTATCCACTTGCAGCGAGTGCTATATGTGGACATCGATATCCACCATGGAGATGGTGTTGAGGAGGCATTCTATACGACCGACAGAGTGATGACAGTTTCCTTTCATAAGTTTGGAGATTACTTTCCTGGAACGGGTGATATACGTGACATTGGATATGGGAAAGGAAAATACTACTCCTTAAATGTTCCATTAGATGATGGAATTGATGACGAGAGTTATCAGTCTCTCTTCAAGCCAATCATTGGAAAAGTTATGGAAGTTTTCCGTCCTGGTGCCGTGGTACTTCAGTGCGGTGCTGATTCTTTGTCAGGTGATAGGTTGGGCTGTTTTAACCTATCGATTAGAGGCCATGCGGAGTGCGTGAAATATATGAAATCTTTTAATGTACCATTATTGCTTCTTGGTGGTGGTGGATATACTATAAGAAATGTTGCACGCTGTTGGTGTTATGAGGTAAAGTAATACATTTCCCTTGTCATTATATGTATACTGAACTTTCCTCCATTTTTCAACTAACTTTATCAAAATAACCATTTGTGAAATTAATGGACTTCTCTTTGCCGTACTTACGGTTTTCTCGTTCCTGCATTATTCTTGCGGGATGGTAATTAGTGTTTTTGCAATATTTCTACATAGAAAACTTTATGCACCTTTGAAATGATAAAtccactattttcttttttcgttaaAATTTTATGATGTAGCGTTGAAACTTGATCCGGTTTAAGAAAACTACATAATTGTCCTCTGTAGCTTTTCTTTTATGCCTTGTGGATTGGGAGACACTTCCCCTGACAATTTATTTAGTGTTTTTTCATGCCAATCTTTTTGAAGTGTCACATCtgattcattttttcttttatttcttttttacttctcCTGTCTTATTTTGTGTTTTAATATCTGAGCAGACAGCTGTTGCCCTCGGTGCAGAGCTTGAGGACAAGATGCCTCAGCACGAATATTATGAGTATTTTGGTCCAGACTATACTCTTCATGTTGCACCAAGTAACATGGAGAACAAGAATACTCGCCAGCAGTTGGATGATATTAGGTCAAAACTTCTTGATAATCTCTCAAAGCTTCGTCATGCTCCTAGTGTCCAATTTCAAGAACGCCCTCCTGATACCGAGTTTCCTGAggtaaacttttctttttccctcttctaaatgttagaaatatttaaatcgGATTGAATTTTACTTCTGCAGTTTATTAACCTTATTATACATAGTTATCGTGATATCCTTTGGTCATAATACCAGTGTACTTTTGTAATTCTTACTTTCAATCTTTCTACACATTAAGCAAATTTGCATTTGTCTGATCACTGTATCGGGATAAATTATAGGATTTGGTGTTAAACCATAAGGATGAGACAGTTAATATAGTATTAGCATGATTGACCAGtaacccttttttctttttatatccaGCCTGATGAAGATCAAGAGGATCCTGACGAAAGGCATGATCCAGATTCTGATATGGAAATGGATGATTCCAAGCCTTCAGAGGAGACATTACGGTATCTACTTTTTTCCcaatgttctttttcttttgttttttctgttATTTGCATTCTAACGACAATAACATTTTCTTGCAGGAGAGCATCAAACAGTATTCAGAATGTAAGAGTCAAGAGAGAGAACGCTGAAAATGAGACTAAAGATCAGGTACTGATTTAAAAATCTACTGAATATACTTTTAAACAGTCAACTAGATGTTAATACTTTGCATTTGTTTTCCTcccattatttttcattttgttttgaaAGACTCTTGGAGGCACTCAGCTAGATTTTCTAATATTTTGGTACTGTTATCACTTGGATGGATCCACAGAAATGGTGATTTTAGGAGCTTGTGTGAAACAAACATTTTATTGAACTGTAGGTTGCAAGAAAGCTCTTGAAATAGCAATTCGTGCAAAACAGTGAATAACAGCTTGTCGAATAGCAGTTGTCCtcctttctcctctttcttctttttctttttttttttttcattctgtTCAAAATTCTATTATCTTGCAGGAAGCTCTTAAAGTAGCCATGGAACATTTCAAGGGTACAGAGCCCATGGAGATCGCATCCTCTAAGGTGACTTTTATGATCATTAAGTGAAATAAATGTTATGCATGTTAGGGGGCCTACCTGGCCTCATTAAAACTTCTGCAAAAATGTTGTGGAGAAAAGCCGTTCGAAAAAATCATTGACCTTTTTTTCATTGATTCCTCCGAACAGCTTTCCGCAGCAGAAGCAGTGGAAGCTTCAAACTAAACTTCTGCTTTTAGAATTCAAAAGCTCCTTCAGCTTCCAATTCACTAGACATCTATTTAATTACCTGATTACTCCATTAGCATTAATAACTTGTTGGCCTGAACTGTTACTAGTTTGTTAGCTTTTCTATCTTCGTACTCTCTAATGAGGGACTATATATTGGGTTGTCACCTTTCAATGTAGAGAAGCAGTTCCAAGTGCTAGCTCAAGCAGGTTTCAACAATGATTCCTATGATGGTGTTATAACTTTCTAATGCCTTTTGGCTTGTCCACATGCAGCCTTCAGAACCCAGTTCAATGGCAATAGATGAGCCGGCAAATATAAAGCTCGAACAGGAGAATCCAAACAAGTTGCCGGAATCCTCTGTTTCTATGTTCCAGAAACCCTGAATCAGGCACCATGTATGGGGAATATAATATTGTAGGGATAATACTGCGACATGGTTTTTGAGAGCTATGAGGTTGTACCATCTGGAACTGTCAGTGAGTTTTATTAGTAGCAACAACGATTTATCTTACAGCATCAAACTTTGAACTCCCAAGCTCGAAAGTTTTCAGCCTGCAATGTTGAGATAATATCTGCATGTAGCTTGTTCCTAGAGGAGTATTTGCATGTAGCTTGTGCCTAGAGGAGTAATTGTATAGCTAATTGATTAAACTTAAATTGACTTTTGGAACTTATTTGGACATTTAGGTggtgtttgtattttttttttttttttttgttatttgtttctttcttttcactttacacCCAGGAGTGAAATTTCTGAAGTGAATAGATTATTTTGTTACGGCCCTACCCTTGAGGCCTTGACACCCTCAGCCGGAATCGGCTATTGGCTTCAGTAGGAAAATAAACACTGATACTAGCGGATACAGTCGTTCTATTTTGGCATCCAAATTTGAATTGGAAATATTGAATTGGATACTCCGGTGAAGGACAGTTTTGTGACTGAGGTATTGATGGATTTAAGAAGGGACAGCTATTACAACTTTGTACGCAAAAAACACTACCGCTTGGCAtaaccaaaaatatataaatttgaaaccGCAAAATTAATACTTAATCATGCAGATCTCTTTTCATAGTCAGAGAACATCTGTGCTGTTATACCATTTGTCATACATTTCAGTATAGGATGTTTTGACAGAGTAAATTACATGAGATGACAGATAGTTACATGGAAGGGTTGCTGGGCACCAGTTAGTTAGTACATAAGGCCTCATTACTGGTATTGCTGTTACTGCTGCTGTTTTCAGTAGCAAAAGATTTACCACAGCCGCACGTCTTTGTTGCATTTGGATTCTTAAATGAGAAGCCCCCACCTATAAGCGCCTCGCTGTAGTCCAGTTGCATACCGAAGACAAAAAGAAGGCTCTTCGGATCACACACTACATGACCAAAGCCAAAAGAGAGATGTTAGGAAAAGAGTATACATGGATAAGAAATAGTGTATCAACCATCAATTGGTGTATTCATGTTATGCATCTCCTTTCTAAATTTTCTATGTTGTTATGCAATCCAAAGAGGTCACGAAGTTGCTTGATACACTTTCAACATTAATCTGAACATTAAGGATAACAAGTGTATTAAAAAAGTATCAAACTATGTGAGAATAGATTTTTCACAATACTTAACATATAATTATGTGCTAGCAGTAAACAAACATATTCCTACTGCTTTATCCTAATTTCATAGCAAGGTTCTGATAGCATTTAAATGTACACTACTGATTTCTGTCCAATCAAGATCCTGAAACAGTGGGGCAAGAAAGAACCATACCTATTGTAAAGCCATTGTATTCTATAATTGAGTCGTCGGGCTTCGTATTCGCTCGATTCTCAAGCTCCATAGTATAAGACATTCCAGAACACCCACCTTGCTTGACCCCAATCCTCAGGCAAAGATCTTCATTCCGTTCAACCCTCATCTTACTCAGATGATTCAGTGCCTTTTCACTCAGCGATATTGCAGGAGCAACACTACCAGTTTGGGCTGCTGCTTAAACATCGGTGGAGAATAATGACATGGAAAGTATCCAATTAGTGCTCAAATTTGCTATAAGCAATCCATTATTAACTAAAGATCCAGAAAGAAGCACTAACTCAATTAGGAATTATTCAAATTGAGAAACGACAATAGTTCGATAATTGCATATCTAACAACAAAATATACTCTGCAAAATAGAGTCACAATAAAACCAACAAGTagcgattttatttttgtaatctAAATA
This DNA window, taken from Ananas comosus cultivar F153 linkage group 5, ASM154086v1, whole genome shotgun sequence, encodes the following:
- the LOC109710213 gene encoding pentatricopeptide repeat-containing protein At2g02750-like; its protein translation is MVNHITWKNISNLVSNGSYKEALSHYAQAHSTSIHPNKFTFPFLLKSCKELKSIPQTQQIHTHIIKFGFMSNKYAATALIDAYVKLQLFGDALKVFDEIPNPTLPSFNAVIAGFSRHGRCEESVRSFRLLAYEGLPPNSVTIASLLPACRMVEQGLQLHGLSIKMGHHSDCYVATALITMYANCSELGLARKVFELIDEKKIQSYNAVVSGFLRNGEDYMALNLIRKMCISLNKKPNPTTLLSVLSVCSNLSACSLGKQVHCYLLRSDMNHDVKLGTALVDMYSKSGIVKWAYRVFMSMENRNLVTWNAMISGFLVHGHLNIALELIHKLKIEGMKPDTVALNLMIIGLSQQGKIAEAFASFKEMQSDGMVRPSLESVTSLLHSCSYALDLRQGKEIYAHVVRTRKDFDDVVFQTTMIHLCMRCGDCSYARRVFDMYGKKSTDPTIWNALISGYGRNGENELALQLFNEMLELNVKPNSATFLSVLSICGHSGQVKKGCDIFEKMSSTYDINPTAEHFGCMVDLLARAGKLFEARDLARKLDNPPSSVYYSLLGACECYSNAEIGEEMAERLCKLDPSSPTPLVSLSNIYAGENRWNDVERLRKMMANRGLYKVPGYSWMDEKAELQIT
- the LOC109710492 gene encoding iron-sulfur assembly protein IscA, chloroplastic-like, producing MALASPTSGALLCRVHGSSRAPLPLRSSLRFSSDLNRRRSISIRVSAASAAQTGSVAPAISLSEKALNHLSKMRVERNEDLCLRIGVKQGGCSGMSYTMELENRANTKPDDSIIEYNGFTIVCDPKSLLFVFGMQLDYSEALIGGGFSFKNPNATKTCGCGKSFATENSSSNSNTSNEALCTN
- the LOC109710490 gene encoding probable histone deacetylase 19, whose amino-acid sequence is MDGGGNSLASVCPDGSKRKVCYFYDPEVGNYYYGQGHPMKPHRIRMTHALLAHYGLLHSMQVYKPNPARDRDLCRFHSDDYIGFLRSVTPETQQDQIRALKRFNVGEDCPVFDGLYSFCQTYAGGSVGGAVKLNHGHDIAINWAGGLHHAKKCEASGFCYVNDIVLAILELLKRHERVLYVDIDIHHGDGVEEAFYTTDRVMTVSFHKFGDYFPGTGDIRDIGYGKGKYYSLNVPLDDGIDDESYQSLFKPIIGKVMEVFRPGAVVLQCGADSLSGDRLGCFNLSIRGHAECVKYMKSFNVPLLLLGGGGYTIRNVARCWCYETAVALGAELEDKMPQHEYYEYFGPDYTLHVAPSNMENKNTRQQLDDIRSKLLDNLSKLRHAPSVQFQERPPDTEFPEPDEDQEDPDERHDPDSDMEMDDSKPSEETLRRASNSIQNVRVKRENAENETKDQEALKVAMEHFKGTEPMEIASSKPSEPSSMAIDEPANIKLEQENPNKLPESSVSMFQKP